In Psychrobacter ciconiae, the genomic window AAACCTAAATCTATAAAATCAGCTTATCATAGCATCAATGGCGATTACCGAAAAGCGCGCGCGGCATGATATAGTAATTTGTATCAAACAAACCTAACGTTTGGAAATCATGAATGGAAAATAACAACATCGCAACTGTCCAACCTCAAACGGCAGGTACTCAGCCCAGTGAGCGCGACATCAATGTCCTTTATATCGCAAGCGAGTTTGCCCAACGAATCTGGGAGTCAAAAACGGTCTCGTGTCAGACGTTTTTACGCAGTTATCCGCTGAATCAAACGTTAACTCGCCAGCAAATTGATGATTTAATTCAAGATTATACTTTAGATGACAATTATCAGCAGCTTGATGAAGCAGGGGTGATGAAAGGGCTTCGGCAGCTGCGAAAGTTGTTGATGATGCGCTGGATTTGGCAAGATGCGCTTGGCAATATTAGCCTTGAGAAATTAACGGATGAATTGTCAGACTTTGCTGATGGCTGCATCATTTTTGCAAAAAATTATACTTATCAGACGCTTATTAAGCAGTACGGCAAGCCTTATTTTATCAATGAAAAAGGCAAGCGTGTTCTTGATGACTTAGCCGTCATTGCCATGGGGAAGCTTGGTGCTTATGAGCTCAATTTATCAAGCGACATCGATTTGATTTTGGTTCATCAAGGTCGCGGAGACACCGATGGCGATAAGGCGTTTGGCACGCGCAGTATCGATAACAAGCGCTTTATGACGCGCTGGGGTCAAGGGATTATCAAGCTGCTTGATAGCTGCACGGCAGATGGCTTTGTATTTCGGGTCGATATGCGCTTAAGACCTTGGGGCGAGGGCAGTGATTTGGCGATTCATTTGGCAGCCCTGCAAAAATACTTTTGCAATCATGGTCGGGCTTGGGAGCGCTTTGCTTGGCTCAAAGCTCGTGTGGTCGGTCAAGTTAACCCTAAATTCTGCGAAGAGCTGCAAGCGCTGATTAAGCCGTTTGTGTTTCGCTATTACGTGGACTATAGTGCGTTTTCGGCGCTTCGTGAGATGAAGTCGTTAATTCAAAACCAAGTGCTTCAGCGTGAGGATTTGGACAATATTAAGCTTGGGGCAGGCGGTATTCGCGACATTGAATTTATCGTTCAGGCGTTTCAGCTGATTTATGGCGGTCGACATCCACAACTTCAAATCAAAGCTTGCCTTGAGGCGATGTCAGCGCTTAACGAGCTTGATTATTTAGATAAAGCGACTTTTGAGCAGCTTGCTGCCGCTTATCAGTTTTTGCGCCGCCTTGAGCACGCCATTCAAGCGATTAATGACCAACAATCACAGCGATTGCCGCAAGATGACAAATGGCAGCACAATTTGGCGATGACGCTTGGCTTTGAGGATTGGCAAGCGCTGCTAAGCTGCCTTGATGAGCATCGCCACAATGTCAGCGTGCCGTTTAATAAAATGGTCACTGAGCGTAAAATTCCGGATGACGAAACGGTCGATGTGGATAATAAAAACGAGCAGCCCGAAAAGCTCAACGACATTTTAACCGAAAATAACCGTGAGCGCCTTGAGCGGTTTCTACAGTCAAAGATGGTCAAAAGCTTAAGCCCCGAGGCAAAATCGCGCCTTGATGCTGCGTATCCGGTGATTGTTCATGCGCTATTGTCTCAGCCTGAGCCAATGCTGGTTAATACCGCCTTACCAAGGCTGATCGATTTGTTAGAAGCCATTTGTCGCCGCTCGATTTATTTGGTGATGATTGCCGAAAACCCGAACGCCACCAAAGCGCTGATTCCGATGCTCTCAGCCAGCCCTTGGATTGCCAATGAGCTGGCACGCTATCCGGTGCTGCTTGACACTTTTTTGCAGCAGCGTTACCGGCATCTGCCAGATAAGATTGAACTTCGCAATATTTTACGCCAACAACTGCTTCGCGTTGAGCCAAATGACGAAGAAGGGCTGCTTAGCGTGCTGCGATTGTTCAAAAAAAATCAGGTATTAGCCGTTGCCGCAAGTGATGTTTTGGCGGAGCGCCCGATTATGAAAGTGTCGGATTCATTGACTTATATTGCCGAGGTGGTGCTTGAGGCTACCCTTGAGCGCGCCTTTAGTGAGCTGGTCAGGCGTTACGGCTATCCGATTGGCAAAGATGGCGATCCGGTCACCGAAGCTGATTGCGGTTTTGCCATCATTGGTTACGGCAAGCTTGGTGGTCTTGAGATGTCCTACTCATCCGACTTGGATTTGGTGTTTTTGCACAAAATAAAAGAGCAGGGCATGACCACCGGAGAAACGTCAGTTAGCGGGATGAAATTTGCCGCCCGCCTTGCCCAAAAACTCATGACCTATCTGAATACCCAAACCCGCGACGGCCGCGCTTATGAGGTGGACATGCGCCTTAGACCCTCAGGAAACGCGGGGATGATGGTGGTATCTTGCCACGCGTTTGAAACCTATCAATTAGAAAAAGCGTGGTCTTGGGAGCATCAAGCATTGGTTCGCGCCCGCGCCATTTGCGGTGACAGACGGGTGACTGCGCGCTTTTGTGACATTCGCCGCCGCGTCCTTGCACTGCCAAGAACCCTTGATGATGTTCGCAGTAATGTCACCCACATGCGCCTAAAAATGCAAACCCATTTAGGAACGCCGCAAGCGGCTCAAGTTGCCGGCAAGTTTCATTTAAAACAAGACGCTGGCGGCATCGTTGATATTGAATTTTTGGCGCAATTTGCGGTATTGGCTTACAGTCATAAGCATTTAAGCTTGACCAAATGGAGCGACAATGTGCG contains:
- the glnE gene encoding bifunctional [glutamate--ammonia ligase]-adenylyl-L-tyrosine phosphorylase/[glutamate--ammonia-ligase] adenylyltransferase; the encoded protein is MENNNIATVQPQTAGTQPSERDINVLYIASEFAQRIWESKTVSCQTFLRSYPLNQTLTRQQIDDLIQDYTLDDNYQQLDEAGVMKGLRQLRKLLMMRWIWQDALGNISLEKLTDELSDFADGCIIFAKNYTYQTLIKQYGKPYFINEKGKRVLDDLAVIAMGKLGAYELNLSSDIDLILVHQGRGDTDGDKAFGTRSIDNKRFMTRWGQGIIKLLDSCTADGFVFRVDMRLRPWGEGSDLAIHLAALQKYFCNHGRAWERFAWLKARVVGQVNPKFCEELQALIKPFVFRYYVDYSAFSALREMKSLIQNQVLQREDLDNIKLGAGGIRDIEFIVQAFQLIYGGRHPQLQIKACLEAMSALNELDYLDKATFEQLAAAYQFLRRLEHAIQAINDQQSQRLPQDDKWQHNLAMTLGFEDWQALLSCLDEHRHNVSVPFNKMVTERKIPDDETVDVDNKNEQPEKLNDILTENNRERLERFLQSKMVKSLSPEAKSRLDAAYPVIVHALLSQPEPMLVNTALPRLIDLLEAICRRSIYLVMIAENPNATKALIPMLSASPWIANELARYPVLLDTFLQQRYRHLPDKIELRNILRQQLLRVEPNDEEGLLSVLRLFKKNQVLAVAASDVLAERPIMKVSDSLTYIAEVVLEATLERAFSELVRRYGYPIGKDGDPVTEADCGFAIIGYGKLGGLEMSYSSDLDLVFLHKIKEQGMTTGETSVSGMKFAARLAQKLMTYLNTQTRDGRAYEVDMRLRPSGNAGMMVVSCHAFETYQLEKAWSWEHQALVRARAICGDRRVTARFCDIRRRVLALPRTLDDVRSNVTHMRLKMQTHLGTPQAAQVAGKFHLKQDAGGIVDIEFLAQFAVLAYSHKHLSLTKWSDNVRIFEEAALLNIWSKQVCQDLTDAYLRLRAAIHQLALAEQSLLVDEVHWAQTRALVQDQWQHLMGVSDMNNLS